Proteins from a genomic interval of Pseudomonas anuradhapurensis:
- a CDS encoding DUF2599 domain-containing protein, with protein MQKRLNRIVPLLTLPLCLHITSANAESCEETLRQVESLYNKTVDSCGNDPASDCSGLLIRGTHRADPAKGQQWDVWNPSPKARELGTFAASWMRADGISYEDPGMSTQNGYIIKPIDLVRAPETPVHVYCAFPNDAWTDFRDDRGCGNNRNTSQTEAVCQAMAPPITNASAWVAHFTRFNNDRLQDQLQCGFNMRNPMSSQDRVNAFRNFMGARRVINTREFQTQTELRLGNPKDDELPILAFFYSDQRGLNDALANQRDYKNKTGKDRNIVKINFPHTPNGKASFSCTQAAPLPTQRFCDRYIESSTWVQRPDPKLGPDTWSLQVVPTACGRAIKDDQTDRMFAELYNKHKDDAQWRRYSVNGGSLRRQLVCHLAASYDNKPVRDKPEWNLEPARPYVDQATAVAQYCNPY; from the coding sequence ATGCAAAAACGTTTGAACAGGATTGTCCCGCTACTGACCTTGCCGTTGTGTCTGCACATCACGTCGGCCAACGCCGAGTCCTGCGAAGAGACCCTGAGGCAGGTGGAAAGCCTCTACAACAAAACCGTCGACAGCTGCGGCAACGACCCAGCATCCGACTGTTCCGGCCTGTTGATCAGGGGTACCCACCGCGCCGACCCGGCGAAGGGCCAGCAATGGGACGTATGGAACCCAAGCCCCAAGGCGCGGGAGCTGGGGACCTTTGCCGCCTCCTGGATGCGTGCCGACGGCATCAGCTATGAAGACCCGGGCATGAGCACGCAGAACGGCTACATCATCAAGCCGATCGACCTGGTGCGCGCCCCCGAGACGCCGGTGCATGTGTACTGCGCCTTCCCCAACGACGCCTGGACCGATTTCCGTGATGACCGGGGCTGCGGCAATAACCGCAATACCAGCCAGACCGAGGCCGTTTGCCAGGCCATGGCCCCGCCCATCACCAACGCCAGTGCCTGGGTCGCCCATTTCACCCGGTTCAACAACGACCGCCTGCAGGACCAGCTGCAATGTGGCTTCAACATGCGCAACCCGATGAGCAGCCAGGACCGGGTCAATGCGTTCCGCAACTTCATGGGTGCCCGACGTGTCATCAACACCCGGGAGTTCCAGACCCAGACCGAGCTGCGCCTGGGCAACCCGAAAGATGATGAATTGCCGATCCTGGCGTTTTTCTACAGTGATCAGCGCGGCCTGAACGATGCCCTGGCCAACCAGCGCGACTACAAGAACAAGACCGGCAAGGACCGCAACATCGTCAAGATCAACTTCCCGCACACGCCCAACGGCAAGGCCAGCTTCTCCTGCACCCAGGCAGCGCCGCTGCCCACGCAGCGGTTCTGCGACAGGTACATTGAGTCCAGCACCTGGGTGCAGCGCCCGGATCCGAAACTGGGGCCGGACACCTGGTCGCTGCAGGTCGTGCCCACCGCGTGCGGCCGGGCGATCAAGGACGACCAGACCGACCGGATGTTCGCCGAGCTGTACAACAAGCACAAGGACGATGCGCAATGGCGGCGCTACAGCGTCAACGGTGGCTCGCTACGTCGCCAGCTGGTGTGCCACCTGGCAGCAAGCTATGACAACAAACCGGTCAGGGACAAACCCGAATGGAACCTTGAGCCGGCGCGCCCGTACGTCGACCAGGCCACCGCCGTAGCGCAGTACTGCAACCCGTATTGA
- a CDS encoding DUF2599 domain-containing protein, producing the protein MYPQVRSLFLITYALPFTLSALAAQAPLDPLETVKRINRNYNTINNRCQEADTGAARGHYYCSGVTLRMVNDGPFNPWDYSPYAVKIGATSYSWLRKDLSTRILIHPAGFILRLPTDAVALKLPVKEQGWTCIYAFDGGTGPERKWYGCGFFDNREPPRAAQGTLSNRNAALAYGTCAEAGVATAEQWTQKYTGVLKGPIQYNQCSWNAEKPSDWNAMIKVHESRLNPTRKDPFAYSAQVTEFMLKNASASNDGSENMKHIDAFIYNVNSTQNFATRGDVAPPKPENGLNSARNFQKKLKAQGYSVPILRLDFTQPPEQRFSYVAADQAIDLSPAGGGQPAPVPAAPRYIAATSWAKRYDPGTRREEWTLSVVPTPAGRALPDAQVGALYDQLFALRGADGQWRENETSAGSMRQQLSCVLVNYRAKTPWNLEPFRPRLSESETRAAGCNPVPR; encoded by the coding sequence ATGTACCCGCAGGTTCGTTCCCTATTTCTCATCACCTATGCCCTGCCCTTCACCCTCAGTGCGCTGGCCGCCCAGGCGCCGCTCGACCCACTGGAAACCGTCAAGCGCATCAACCGCAACTACAACACCATCAATAACCGCTGCCAGGAGGCCGACACCGGTGCCGCACGCGGGCACTACTACTGCAGCGGTGTGACCTTGCGCATGGTCAATGACGGGCCGTTCAACCCTTGGGACTACAGCCCCTATGCGGTCAAGATCGGCGCCACCTCCTATAGCTGGCTGCGCAAGGACCTGAGTACGCGCATTCTCATCCACCCGGCCGGTTTCATCCTGCGCCTGCCCACCGACGCAGTGGCCTTGAAACTGCCGGTGAAGGAGCAGGGCTGGACCTGCATCTACGCCTTCGACGGCGGCACCGGGCCAGAACGCAAATGGTACGGCTGCGGCTTCTTCGACAACCGCGAACCGCCGCGCGCCGCCCAGGGCACCCTGAGCAACCGTAATGCCGCGCTGGCCTATGGCACCTGCGCGGAAGCCGGGGTCGCCACCGCCGAGCAGTGGACACAGAAATACACCGGCGTGTTGAAGGGCCCCATCCAGTACAACCAGTGCTCCTGGAACGCGGAAAAACCGAGTGACTGGAATGCCATGATCAAGGTCCACGAATCGCGCCTGAACCCCACCCGCAAGGACCCTTTCGCCTACAGCGCCCAGGTCACCGAATTCATGCTCAAGAATGCCTCGGCGAGCAACGACGGCAGCGAGAACATGAAGCACATCGATGCCTTCATCTACAACGTCAACAGCACGCAGAACTTCGCCACCCGCGGTGACGTGGCACCACCAAAACCGGAGAATGGCCTGAACAGTGCGCGCAACTTCCAGAAGAAACTCAAGGCGCAGGGCTATAGCGTGCCGATTCTGCGGCTGGACTTCACCCAACCGCCGGAGCAACGCTTCAGCTATGTCGCCGCCGACCAGGCAATCGACCTGTCCCCTGCCGGTGGCGGGCAACCCGCGCCAGTGCCAGCGGCGCCGCGCTATATCGCCGCGACCAGCTGGGCCAAGCGCTACGACCCCGGCACCCGCCGAGAGGAATGGACCCTGAGCGTGGTGCCGACCCCGGCGGGACGCGCCTTGCCCGACGCGCAAGTCGGGGCGCTGTACGACCAGCTGTTTGCCCTCAGAGGTGCCGACGGCCAATGGCGCGAGAATGAGACCTCTGCCGGCAGCATGCGCCAGCAATTGAGCTGCGTGCTGGTCAACTACCGGGCCAAGACGCCGTGGAACCTGGAGCCTTTCCGGCCAAGGCTATCGGAAAGCGAAACCCGCGCCGCAGGTTGCAACCCGGTCCCGCGCTGA
- a CDS encoding polysaccharide lyase family 7 protein: MSVDISNLIISVPVAESSTSLVADELTGSEAIVQYPEYVSVLADGSVQLSAPTKGVSSKSTRRTRCEWSEPTYWTLAGAPNHWNRQVMTLTKVNWAQKVVVAQMHVYGDDSPPVKVFWRKGDITLGFRQTYNQTDPVNSTVLRGVPLGAKFSVSIHATAQGTVNVTASCNGVTGSSGDLQFDSSWAAHQFEFHGGVYNQVDYTDTTPPDDGSICIISDLSLVHA, encoded by the coding sequence ATGAGCGTAGACATCAGCAACCTCATCATTTCCGTTCCGGTGGCCGAATCCTCGACCAGCCTAGTCGCCGATGAACTCACCGGCAGCGAAGCGATCGTCCAGTATCCAGAATATGTGTCAGTGCTCGCCGACGGTTCGGTGCAGCTGTCTGCCCCGACCAAAGGCGTGTCGAGCAAAAGTACCCGGCGGACACGCTGCGAGTGGTCGGAGCCAACCTACTGGACGCTGGCCGGTGCCCCGAATCACTGGAATCGTCAAGTGATGACCCTGACCAAGGTCAACTGGGCGCAGAAGGTGGTCGTGGCGCAGATGCACGTGTACGGCGACGACAGCCCGCCAGTGAAGGTGTTCTGGAGAAAAGGCGATATCACCCTGGGGTTTCGGCAGACCTACAACCAGACCGATCCGGTGAACTCGACGGTGCTCAGGGGCGTCCCGCTGGGGGCGAAGTTTTCCGTGAGCATCCACGCCACCGCCCAGGGCACCGTCAACGTGACCGCCAGTTGCAACGGGGTGACCGGCAGCTCCGGCGACCTGCAGTTCGACAGCAGCTGGGCAGCGCACCAGTTCGAATTCCATGGTGGGGTGTACAACCAGGTCGATTATACCGATACGACCCCACCCGATGATGGCTCGATCTGCATCATCAGCGATCTGTCACTGGTCCATGCCTGA
- a CDS encoding DUF1654 domain-containing protein has translation MSKHMKPTLQQRQQMTGLERLSLRVSAMINHPLAQTQRWVVLHRLDTDGEAKWEEVLGLLAETPELDLAFNDDDSVTLRWARSSVGACDDLAVEQQAGEAAPF, from the coding sequence ATGTCCAAGCACATGAAGCCGACGCTGCAGCAGCGCCAGCAAATGACCGGTTTAGAGCGGCTTAGCCTGCGGGTGTCAGCGATGATCAACCACCCGCTGGCACAGACCCAGCGTTGGGTTGTGCTCCATCGCCTGGATACGGATGGTGAGGCTAAGTGGGAGGAAGTGCTGGGCCTGCTGGCCGAAACGCCCGAGTTGGACCTGGCCTTCAACGATGACGACAGTGTCACCCTGCGTTGGGCGCGCAGCAGCGTGGGGGCGTGCGACGATCTTGCCGTAGAGCAGCAGGCGGGCGAGGCTGCACCGTTCTGA
- a CDS encoding S24 family peptidase encodes MDIYEIRKHNLLKLIGNQRKGSCAERWGMAPAHLSQILSNKTAKNLGDDVARRIEGIEGLPRGWFDTMAAGEQAQADVGDSRLSAADLVKQMLAISGKGISEETRQRLLAAAEEPVKATLVKADLAQPGLVGDEVWIAHYDVRAAMGGGQVPHDYPEMFKDVRVSPSHLRELGVEFSDHHHLKMVTGWGQSMEPTIRHRDPLIVDVSIREFVGDGIYLFCWGDHLYIKRLQIADEEHFEMISDNSRHKDRMVRQEETYIQARVLLVWNAHLV; translated from the coding sequence ATGGACATCTACGAAATCCGCAAGCACAACCTGCTCAAGCTGATCGGCAACCAGAGAAAAGGCTCCTGTGCAGAGCGCTGGGGAATGGCCCCTGCACACCTCAGCCAGATCCTCTCGAACAAGACAGCGAAGAACCTGGGTGATGATGTGGCGCGCAGAATCGAGGGTATCGAGGGCTTGCCCAGGGGGTGGTTCGACACCATGGCGGCTGGTGAGCAGGCACAGGCCGACGTTGGCGACAGCAGGCTGTCCGCAGCTGACTTGGTCAAGCAGATGCTGGCCATAAGCGGCAAAGGCATTTCCGAGGAAACCCGGCAACGGCTGCTGGCTGCTGCCGAGGAGCCGGTAAAGGCCACGCTGGTCAAGGCTGACCTGGCTCAGCCCGGCCTGGTGGGTGACGAGGTATGGATCGCTCACTATGACGTGCGGGCGGCCATGGGCGGCGGGCAGGTCCCCCATGACTACCCTGAGATGTTCAAGGACGTTCGCGTCAGCCCAAGCCACCTGCGCGAGCTGGGCGTGGAATTCAGCGACCATCACCACCTGAAGATGGTGACCGGCTGGGGCCAGTCGATGGAGCCAACCATCAGGCACCGCGACCCGCTGATCGTGGACGTCAGCATCCGTGAGTTCGTCGGCGATGGCATCTACCTGTTTTGCTGGGGTGACCACCTCTATATCAAGCGGCTGCAGATCGCCGATGAAGAGCATTTCGAAATGATTTCGGACAACTCGCGACACAAGGACCGCATGGTCCGTCAGGAGGAAACCTACATCCAGGCCAGGGTGCTGCTGGTGTGGAATGCGCACCTGGTATGA
- a CDS encoding shikimate 5-dehydrogenase, with translation MSTSPSRDTVLCISLAGRPGTFGVRFHNHLYQQLGLDFYYKAMRTDDLPAAVAGIRALGIRGCGVSMPYKEACMALVDEVDPSAAAIESVNTLVNTNGHLKAYNTDYLAVRQLLAQHQVDPRTAFALRGSGGMAKAVASALRDAGFAEGIIVARNEQAGRQLADVCGYRWVAELEDLCPPMLVNVTPIGMAGGAEAEQLAFSENAIAAAERVFDVVAMPAHTPLIRRAQALGKPVISGLEVIALQALEQFVLYTGVRPTSAQVEAAVAYARDI, from the coding sequence ATGTCGACAAGTCCCAGCAGAGATACCGTGTTGTGCATCTCCCTGGCCGGCCGCCCCGGTACCTTCGGGGTGCGCTTCCATAATCATCTGTACCAGCAGCTGGGCCTGGATTTCTACTACAAGGCCATGCGCACCGATGACCTGCCGGCAGCAGTAGCGGGCATCCGCGCCCTGGGCATCCGCGGCTGCGGCGTATCGATGCCGTACAAGGAGGCCTGCATGGCGTTGGTCGACGAGGTCGACCCCTCCGCGGCGGCCATCGAGTCAGTCAATACCCTGGTCAATACCAACGGCCATCTGAAGGCGTACAACACCGACTACCTGGCGGTACGCCAGTTACTGGCGCAGCACCAGGTCGACCCGCGCACGGCGTTTGCCCTGCGTGGCAGCGGTGGCATGGCCAAGGCCGTAGCCAGTGCCCTGCGCGATGCCGGGTTCGCCGAGGGCATCATCGTCGCGCGCAACGAGCAGGCCGGGCGGCAATTGGCAGATGTGTGCGGCTATCGCTGGGTGGCTGAGCTGGAAGACCTATGCCCGCCGATGCTGGTCAACGTGACGCCAATTGGCATGGCGGGCGGTGCGGAGGCCGAGCAGCTGGCGTTTTCCGAGAACGCCATCGCTGCCGCGGAACGGGTGTTCGACGTGGTGGCGATGCCGGCGCATACACCATTGATTCGGCGGGCGCAGGCGTTGGGTAAACCGGTGATCTCCGGGCTGGAGGTGATTGCGCTGCAGGCACTGGAGCAGTTCGTGCTGTATACCGGTGTACGACCGACGTCGGCGCAGGTGGAGGCGGCAGTGGCTTACGCCCGGGATATCTGA
- the gloA gene encoding lactoylglutathione lyase: MSLHDLQTLPGVTAQPDAATAQFVFNHTMLRVKDIEKSLDFYTRVLGFRLVDKRDFPEAAFSLYFLALVDPAQIPADDAERHQWMKSIPGVLELTHNHGTENDAEFAYHNGNTDPRGFGHICVSVPDVRAACARFEALGVAFQKRLQDGRMNHLAFIKDPDGYWVEVIQPSELKG, encoded by the coding sequence ATGAGCCTGCACGATCTGCAAACCCTGCCTGGCGTCACTGCCCAACCGGACGCTGCCACTGCTCAGTTCGTCTTCAACCACACCATGCTGCGGGTCAAGGACATCGAAAAGTCCCTGGACTTCTACACCCGTGTGCTGGGCTTCCGCCTGGTGGACAAGCGCGACTTCCCCGAAGCGGCCTTCAGCCTGTACTTCCTTGCCCTGGTCGACCCGGCGCAGATCCCGGCCGATGACGCCGAACGCCACCAGTGGATGAAGTCGATCCCCGGCGTGCTGGAGCTGACCCACAACCACGGTACCGAGAACGACGCCGAGTTCGCCTACCACAACGGCAACACTGACCCGCGCGGGTTTGGCCATATCTGCGTTTCGGTACCGGATGTGCGCGCCGCCTGCGCTCGCTTCGAGGCACTGGGCGTAGCGTTCCAGAAACGCCTGCAGGATGGGCGCATGAACCACCTGGCCTTCATCAAGGACCCGGACGGTTACTGGGTCGAAGTCATCCAACCGAGCGAACTCAAGGGCTGA
- a CDS encoding histone-like nucleoid-structuring protein, MvaT/MvaU family, with amino-acid sequence MSRLAEFRAAEKALQEQMAQLEALKKDAGLKREIEFEQKLVGLMKSYDKSLRDIIAILDPKAAPRAPSAAPKQQRRPRVVKVYTNPHTGERIETKGGNHRGLKAWKEQYGAATVESWVR; translated from the coding sequence GTGTCCAGACTTGCAGAGTTTCGTGCTGCCGAAAAAGCGCTCCAGGAACAGATGGCGCAACTGGAAGCGTTGAAAAAGGATGCCGGCCTCAAACGCGAAATCGAATTCGAGCAGAAACTAGTCGGCCTGATGAAAAGCTATGACAAGAGCCTGCGCGATATCATCGCCATCCTCGACCCGAAGGCCGCGCCCCGGGCGCCCAGTGCCGCGCCCAAACAACAACGCCGCCCACGCGTCGTGAAGGTTTACACCAACCCGCACACCGGCGAGCGAATCGAAACCAAAGGCGGTAATCACCGTGGCCTCAAGGCCTGGAAAGAGCAGTACGGAGCCGCCACGGTAGAAAGCTGGGTACGCTGA
- a CDS encoding OprD family porin, with the protein MFAPFPRAPGRRVAGLFLLCAGANAQAAGFLQDSSAKVEARNVYFNRDFRDGHSSSKQGASKREEWAQGFILNVQSGFTQGPVGFGVDALGMFGFKLDSSPADSNSGLLPSSGHDPRHSADQYAKMGLAGKAKVSNTVLKYGSMMPDVPLLKYNDGRLLPTMFHGAMLTSEEVQDLKLTLARLDKYTARDSTDRQDIRVHCKNKRYACDIEADHFDLAGVDYRFNERLSAQYQMAKLENIYRQHFLGLVASQPLAVGSLSADLRLIKSDDIGNARAGEIDHRALSGMLGYSLGGHKLSAGWQRMYGDSAMPYLDGSNPYLVNYAQVNDFAAAQERSWQVRYDYDFKALGVPGLTFFTRYINGDSIKVPGSTAEGKEWERDTELKYQVQTGTFKDVSVRLRNSTYRSNYERWARDMDETRVIVSYNFSLF; encoded by the coding sequence ATGTTTGCCCCTTTTCCCCGCGCCCCCGGGCGTCGTGTTGCCGGCCTGTTCCTGTTGTGTGCCGGTGCCAATGCCCAAGCCGCTGGTTTTCTTCAAGACAGCAGTGCCAAGGTTGAAGCGCGCAATGTCTATTTCAACCGGGACTTTCGTGATGGTCACAGCAGTTCCAAGCAGGGAGCGTCCAAGCGCGAAGAATGGGCACAAGGCTTCATCCTCAATGTGCAATCCGGTTTTACCCAGGGCCCGGTAGGTTTTGGCGTGGATGCACTGGGCATGTTCGGCTTCAAACTGGATTCCAGCCCGGCGGACAGTAACAGCGGCCTGTTGCCGTCTTCTGGTCACGATCCGCGGCACTCGGCCGACCAGTACGCGAAGATGGGCCTGGCCGGCAAAGCCAAGGTTTCCAATACCGTGCTCAAGTACGGTTCGATGATGCCGGACGTGCCGCTGCTCAAGTACAACGATGGCCGCCTGCTGCCGACCATGTTCCACGGCGCCATGCTGACTTCCGAAGAAGTGCAAGACCTGAAGTTGACCTTGGCCCGCCTGGATAAATACACCGCACGGGATTCCACCGACCGTCAGGACATTCGCGTGCATTGCAAGAACAAGCGTTATGCCTGCGATATCGAGGCCGACCACTTTGACCTGGCCGGTGTCGACTACCGTTTCAACGAGCGCCTCAGCGCCCAGTACCAGATGGCCAAGCTGGAGAACATCTACCGCCAGCACTTTCTCGGCCTGGTGGCCAGCCAGCCATTGGCGGTGGGCAGCCTGTCGGCCGACCTGCGCTTGATCAAGAGTGATGACATCGGCAATGCCCGCGCTGGTGAAATAGACCACCGCGCACTCAGCGGCATGCTCGGCTACAGCCTGGGTGGCCACAAGCTCAGTGCCGGCTGGCAGCGCATGTACGGCGACAGTGCCATGCCGTACCTGGATGGCAGCAACCCGTACCTGGTCAACTACGCCCAGGTCAACGATTTCGCCGCCGCCCAGGAACGCTCCTGGCAAGTGCGTTATGACTACGACTTCAAAGCCCTGGGTGTACCCGGCCTGACCTTCTTCACCCGTTACATCAACGGCGACAGTATCAAGGTGCCGGGCAGTACGGCCGAAGGCAAGGAATGGGAACGCGACACCGAACTCAAGTACCAGGTGCAAACTGGCACATTCAAGGACGTCAGCGTACGCCTGCGCAATTCCACTTACCGCAGCAACTATGAACGCTGGGCACGTGACATGGACGAGACCCGGGTCATCGTCAGCTACAACTTCTCGCTGTTCTGA
- the cobF gene encoding precorrin-6A synthase (deacetylating): MKDLLLIGIGPGDPRQITYEAVEALAQASVFFVLDKGRDKDELVQLRKAILQRYRPEGGYRLVQVADPVREGHADGYLGAVRHWHRQRAALYAQLIDQEVGAGEVGAFLLWGEPALYDSTLRILDLVRERGVALRLRVIPGISSVQALAARHQVPLNRIGEPLTVLPGRCLATQGRIDNVVVMLDGQCAFAQLDDPALVIYWGAYLGTEDEVLIAGPLQAVKAQILEVRERQRRRKGWIMDTYLLRREL; the protein is encoded by the coding sequence ATGAAAGACCTGTTGTTGATCGGCATCGGCCCCGGTGACCCGCGCCAGATCACCTACGAGGCGGTCGAGGCGCTGGCCCAGGCCAGCGTGTTCTTCGTGCTCGACAAGGGCCGCGACAAAGATGAGCTGGTGCAACTGCGCAAGGCTATCCTGCAACGTTACCGGCCTGAGGGCGGCTATCGCCTGGTACAGGTGGCCGACCCTGTGCGCGAGGGGCATGCCGACGGCTACCTGGGTGCGGTACGGCATTGGCACCGCCAGCGTGCGGCCCTTTACGCGCAACTGATCGACCAGGAGGTCGGCGCCGGGGAGGTGGGCGCCTTCCTGCTGTGGGGCGAGCCGGCCTTGTATGACAGTACCTTGCGCATTCTCGACCTGGTCCGCGAGCGCGGCGTAGCGCTGCGCCTGCGGGTGATTCCCGGCATCAGCAGCGTGCAGGCCCTAGCTGCGCGTCACCAGGTGCCGCTCAACCGCATTGGTGAACCGCTGACGGTGCTGCCAGGGCGATGCCTGGCGACGCAGGGGCGTATCGACAATGTGGTGGTGATGCTCGATGGCCAGTGCGCATTTGCCCAGCTCGATGACCCGGCATTGGTGATCTACTGGGGCGCGTATCTGGGGACCGAAGATGAAGTGCTGATTGCCGGGCCGTTGCAGGCGGTGAAGGCACAGATCCTCGAAGTGCGCGAACGGCAGCGCCGGCGCAAGGGCTGGATCATGGATACCTACCTGTTGCGCAGGGAGTTGTGA
- a CDS encoding response regulator: MHLLVVEDDDIVRMLIVEVLDESGYKVIQAENASAALRILENPDQPLALMMTDVGLPDMRGEALAAKARELRPTLPVLFASGYAESVDVPEGMYLISKPFSIDQLRDQVMAIVGPA; encoded by the coding sequence ATGCACCTTCTGGTAGTCGAAGACGACGACATCGTCCGCATGCTGATAGTCGAAGTGCTCGACGAGTCAGGCTATAAGGTCATTCAGGCGGAAAACGCCAGCGCGGCGCTGCGCATCCTCGAAAACCCGGACCAGCCGCTGGCGCTGATGATGACCGACGTCGGGCTGCCGGACATGCGCGGCGAGGCGTTGGCGGCCAAGGCGCGCGAACTGCGGCCGACGCTGCCGGTGCTGTTCGCCAGCGGCTATGCCGAAAGCGTCGATGTACCAGAAGGCATGTACCTGATCAGCAAGCCGTTCAGCATCGACCAATTGCGCGATCAGGTGATGGCCATCGTGGGTCCTGCTTGA